The following proteins are encoded in a genomic region of Fusarium oxysporum f. sp. lycopersici 4287 chromosome 1, whole genome shotgun sequence:
- a CDS encoding fatty acid synthase subunit beta, fungi type (At least one base has a quality score < 10), whose translation MLFWIGTRSQQAFPITSMTPNMLRKPQDHGEGAPTPMLSIRDLPQAELQKHIDATNQYLPEDRHVSISLLNSPRNLVVTGPPTSLYGLHAQLRKIKAPIGLDQSRIPFTERKVRFANQFLPVTAPFHSKYLGEATAMIDEDLKDISIDSSDLGIAVFDTNTGKDLREEVKGNIVPALVRLITRDPVNWEKATVFPGATHILDFGPGGDSGLGALTSRNKEGTGVRVILAGTVDGAMSDIGYKAELFDRDEENAVQYAIDWVEEFGPKLVTNKSGRIYVDTKMSRFLGLPPIIVAGMTPTTVSWDFVTATMDAGYHIELSGGGYFNSLMMSDAITKIEKAIPAGRGISVNLIYVNPRAMAWQIPLIGNLRSEGVPIEGLTIGAGVPSMEVAQEYIETLGLKHISFKPGSVDAIQSVINIARANPHFPIMLQWTGGRGGGHHSFEDFHQPILQMYGRIRRQENIILVAGSGFGGADDTYPYITGEWAKKYGYPPMPFDGCLFGSRMMVAKEAHTSKDVKEAIVAAPGLEDSDWEQTYKGPAGGVLTVRSEMGEPMHKLATRGVRFWAEMDQKIFSLPKQKRVTELNRNKDYIIKKLNDDYQKVWFGRNKEGNAVDLADMTYAEVLRRLVELLYIGHQSRWIHHSYAFLVGDYIHRLEERLASTPGKVSLLQSYSELNEPFEVTDRILTAYPEAETQILNAQDVQHFLILCRRPAQKPVNFIPVLDENFEFYFKKDSLWQSEDLDAVVGQDVGRTCILQGPAAAKFSTQIDQPIQSILDSIHESHVEYLIRDLYNNNKAAIPYIEYFGGKLVDPEMPQDVEGLTVTYDNYKNTYRLSSSAAATLPKLDSWLSLVAGPNRNWRHALLMADVVAQGQKFQANPIRRIFTPSRGLFVEISYPNDPSRTTIVVREQPRHNQYIDVIEVKLIGENKIQVNMIKETTALGKPAALPLEFTYHPEAGYSPIREVMEGRNDRIKEFYWKAWFGEEPLDLDADVTAKFDGGKTTITGEAINDFVHAVGNHGEAFVDRPGKTVYAPMDFAIVIGWKAITKPIFPRTIDGDLLKLVHLSNQFRMIPGAEPLKKGDEVSTTAQINAVINQEAGKMVEVCGTLVRDGKPVTEVTSQFLYRGTYTDYENTFQRKVETPIQVHLATTRDVAILRSKQWFSVDELPQNIDLLGQTLTFRLQSFVRYKNKTVFSSIETRGQVLLELPTKEIIQVGSVDYETGESHGNPVVDYLERNGQPIDQPINFENPIPLSGKSPPALRAPSSNENYARVSGDYNPIHVSRVFSSYANLPGTITHGMYSSASVRSLIETWAAENNIGRVRSFHASLVGMVLPNDELEVKLQHTGMVSGRKIIKVEVRNKETEDKVLEGEAEVEQPVTAYVFTGQGSQEQGMGMELYASSPVAKEVWDRADKYLLDAYGFSITNIVKNNPKELTIHFGGPRGKAIRQNYMAMTFETVAADGSIKSEKIFKEINETTTSYIYRSPTGLLSATQFTQPALTLMEKASFEDMKAKGLVSNNSTFAGHSLGEYSALAALAEVMPIESLVSVMFYRGLTMQVAVERDAAGRSNYSMCAVNPSRISKTFNEAALQFIVDKIAEETGWLLEIVNYNIANMQYVCAGDLRALDTLAGVANFIKVQKIAIEEVKDNIEEVKGHLREIIRGCAEKTLAKPTPLELERGFATIPLRGIDVPFHSTFLRSGVKPFRSFLLKKINKTSIDPSKLVGKYIPNVTAKPFALTKEYFEDVYKLTNSPKIGAILANWDKYNQDEAATNGVESSDSSSGEYKASGRAA comes from the exons ATGCTTTTCTGGATCGGAACACGAAGCCAACAGGCATTCCCCATCACCTCCATGACTCCTAATATGCTTCGTAAGCCACAGGACCACGGCGAGGGTGCTCCCACTCCCATGCTTAGCATTCGGGATCTTCCTCAGGCTGAGCTTCAGAAGCACATTGATGCGACTAACCAATACCTGCCCGAAGACCGCCACGTCAGCATCTCTCTCCTTAATAGCCCCCGAAACCTGGTTGTGACAGGACCTCCCACTTCTCTCTACGGCCTCCACGCCCAGCTTCGCAAGATCAAAGCTCCCATTGGTCTGGACCAGAGCCGAATTCCTTTCACTGAGAGAAAGGTTCGCTTTGCCAACCAATTCCTGCCTGTCACTGCACCCTTCCATAGCAAGTACCTCGGAGAGGCTACTGCTATGATTGACGAGGATCTCAAGGACATCTCAATCGATTCCAGCGACCTTGGCATTGCCGTGTTCGACACCAACACTGGCAAGGATCTTCGAGAGGAAGTTAAGGGCAACATTGTCCCTGCCCTTGTCCGCTTGATCACTCGTGACCCCGTCAACTGGGAGAAGGCCACTGTCTTCCCGGGTGCCACTCACATTCTGGACTTCGGTCCTGGTGGTGATTCCGGTCTTGGTGCTCTGACTAGCCGAAACAAAGAGGGCACTGGCGTGCGTGTCATCTTGGCTGGTACTGTCGATGGTGCCATGAGCGACATCGGCTACAAGGCAGAGCTCTTTGACAGAGATGAGGAGAACGCTGTCCAGTATGCCATTGATTGGGTTGAGGAATTCGGGCCCAAGCTCGTGACGAACAAGAGCGGCCGAATATACGTGGACACCAAGATGAGTCGTTTCCTTGGTCTCCCTCCAATCATTGTCGCTGGTATGACTCCTACCACTGTTTCGTGGGACTTCGTTACCGCTACTATGGACGCTGGATACCACATTGAGCTTTCGGGTGGTGGTTACTTCAATagtttgatgatgagcgATGcaatcaccaagatcgagaaggcTATTCCCGCTGGTCGTGGTATTTCTGTCAACTTGATCTACGTCAACCCTCGTGCCATGGCTTGGCAGATTCCCCTAATCGGCAACCTTCGATCCGAGGGCGTTCCCATTGAGGGTCTCACAATCGGTGCTGGTGTTCCCTCTATGGAGGTTGCCCAGGAGTATATCGAGACCCTAGGCCTTAAGCACATCAGTTTCAAGCCCGGCTCTGTCGATGCTATCCAGTCTGTTATCAACATCGCCAGGGCCAACCCCCACTTTCCCATTATGCTCCAGTGGACTGGTGGCCGCGGTGGTGGTCATCACTCTTTCGAGGATTTCCACCAGCCTATCCTTCAGATGTATGGCCGTATTCGACGGCAGGAGAACATCATCCTTGTTGCCGGTAGTGGTTTCGGTGGTGCGGATGACACCTATCCCTACATCACTGGTGAATGGGCCAAGAAGTATGGCTACCCTCCCATGCCTTTCGATGGTTGCTTGTTCGGTAGCCGCATGATGGTTGCCAAAGAGGCTCACACCAGTAAGGACGTGAAAGAGGCTATTGTTGCCGCCCCTGGCCTCGAGGACAGCGATTGGGAGCAAACCTATAAAGGACCTGCTGGTGGGGTTCTTACCGTTCGCTCTGAGATGGGTGAGCCCATGCACAAACTCGCTACTCGTGGAGTCCGCTTCTGGGCCGAGATGGACCAGAAGATCTTCAGCCTACCCAAGCAGAAGAGGGTTACCGAACTCAACAGGAACAAGGACTATATCATTAAGAAGCTTAATGATGATTACCAGAAGGTCTGGTTCGGTCGCAACAAAGAGGGTAATGCTGTCGATCTGGCCGACATGACGTATGCTGAGGTTCTGCGACGTCTGGTCGAGCTCCTCTACATCGGGCACCAGTCCCGCTGGATCCACCACTCCTACGCCTTCCTCGTCGGTGACTACATTCATCGTCTCGAGGAGCGATTAGCTTCCACACCTGGCAAGGTATCTCTCCTTCAGAGTTACTCCGAGCTCAACGAGCCTTTCGAGGTGACCGACCGTATCCTTACCGCTTACCCTGAGGCTGAGACCCAGATCTTGAATGCCCAGGACGTTCAGCACTTCCTGATCTTATGCAGGCGACCCGCTCAGAAACCTGTCAACTTCATCCCTGTCCTTGACGAGAACTTCGAGTTCTACTTTAAGAAGGACTCTCTCTGGCAGTCCGAGGATTtggatgctgttgttggccAAGACGTTGGCCGAACATGTATTCTCCAGGGTCCTGCCGCTGCCAAGTTCTCGACTCAGATTGATCAGCCCATCCAGTCTATTCTCGACAGTATCCACGAGTCTCACGTGGAATACCTGATTCGGGATCTATATAACAATAACAAGGCTGCCATCCCCTACATCGAGTACTTTGGTGGTAAGCTTGTTGACCCCGAGATGCCTCAAGACGTCGAGGGCTTGACTGTAACCTACGACAACTACAAGAACACCTACCGCCTGTCATCGTCTGCCGCTGCCACTCTCCCTAAGCTTGACTCTTGGTTGTCTCTGGTCGCTGGCCCCAACCGTAACTGGCGTCACGCTCTGCTTATGGCCGATGTTGTTGCCCAGGGCCAGAAGTTTCAGGCCAACCCTATCCGACGCATTTTTACTCCTTCTCGTGGTCTGTTTGTTGAGATCTCTTACCCTAATGATCCTTCCAGGACTACCATTGTTGTTCGTGAGCAGCCCCGTCACAACCAGTACATCGATGTCATCGAGGTTAAGCTCATTGGTGAGAACAAGATCCAGGTCAACATGATCAAGGAGACCACTGCTCTCGGCAAGCCTGCTGCTCTGCCTTTGGAGTTCACCTACCACCCGGAGGCTGGATACTCTCCTATCCGTGAGGTTATGGAGGGTCGCAACGACCGCATCAAGGAGTTTTACTGGAAGGCGTGGTTCGGCGAGGAGCCCCTCGACCTCGACGCTGATGTCACTGCTAAGTTCGATGGTGGTAAGACTACCATCACTGGCGAGGCCATCAACGACTTCGTGCACGCTGTTGGCAACCACGGTGAGGCTTTTGTCGACCGACCTGGTAAGACTGTGTATGCTCCCATGGACTTTGCCATTGTTATTGGCTGGAAGGCCATTACCAAGCCTATCTTCCCTCGCACCATTGATGGTGACCTTCTGAAGCTTGTCCATCTTTCCAACCAGTTCCGCATGATCCCCGGCGCAGAACCTCTCAAGAAGGGCGACGAGGTCTCCACTACTGCCCAGATCAACGCCGTCATCAACCAGGAGGCTGGCAAGATGGTTGAGGTCTGTGGTACACTCGTTCGTGATGGAAAGCCTGTCACAGAGGTCACTTCTCAGTTCTTGTACCGTGGTACCTATACTGACTACGAGAACACCTTCCAGCGAAAGGTTGAAACTCCCATTCAGGTTCACCTCGCCACCACACGGGATGTTGCTATCCTTCGATCCAAGCAGTGGTTCTCTGTCGACGAGCTTCCTCAGAACATTGACCTGCTTGGTCAGACTCTGACTTTCCGCCTCCAGAGCTTTGTTCGctacaagaacaagactgtCTTCAGCAGTATCGAGACCCGAGGCCAGGTTCTGCTCGAGCTCCCCACTAAGGAGATCATCCAGGTCGGCAGCGTTGACTACGAGACTGGAGAGTCTCACGGCAACCCCGTTGTCGACTACCTTGAGCGCAATGGCCAGCCTATCGACCAGCCCATCAACTTCGAGAACCCCATCCCTCTCAGTGGCAAGTCTCCTCCCGCCCTTCGAGCCCCTTCCTCCAACGAGAACTACGCTCGCGTGTCTGGTGACTACAACCCCATCCACGTCTCTCGTGTATTCTCCAGCTATGCCAACCTCCCTGGCACCATCACCCACGGCATGTACTCTAGTGCATCCGTACGAAGCCTGATCGAGACCTGGGCCGCTGAGAACAACATTGGCCGTGTCCGAAGCTTCCATGCCTCACTTGTCGGCATGGTTTTGCCTAACGATGAGCTCGAGGTCAAGCTCCAGCACACTGGCATGGTCTCTGGccgcaagatcatcaaggttgaggTCCGCAACAAGGAGACCGAAGATAAGGTTCTCGAGGGTGAGGCTGAGGTCGAACAACCTGTGACTGCATATGTCTTCACTGGACAGGGCTCCCAGGAGCAAGGTATGGGTATGGAGTTGTATGCCAGCAGCCCCGTTGCCAAGGAGGTCTGGGACCGCGCTGACAAGTACCTCCTCGATGCTTACG GtttctccatcaccaacattgTCAAGAACAATCCCAAGGAGCTCACCATTCACTTTGGTGGGCCTCGTGGCAAGGCTATCCGCCAGAACTACATGGCGATGACTTTCGAGACTGTCGCTGCGGATGGTAGCATCAAGTCTGAGAAAATCTTCAAGGAGATTAACGAGACCACTACCTCATACATCTACCGTTCACCTACTGGCCTTCTCTCGGCCACTCAGTTCACCCAGCCTGCCCTTACCCTCATGGAGAAGGCCAGCTTCGAGGATATGAAGGCCAAGGGACTTGTgtccaacaacagcacctTCGCTGGTCATTCTCTCGGCGAATACTCGGCCCTTGCTGCCCTTGCTGAGGTCATGCCAATTGAGAGTTTGGTATCCGTTATGTTCTACCGTGGTCTCACCATGCAGGTTGCCGTCGAGCGTGATGCTGCTGGCCGATCTAACTACTCCATGTGTGCTGTCAACCCCAGCCGCATCAGCAAGACCTTCAACGAGGCTGCTCTCCAGTTTATTGTTGACAAAATTGCCGAGGAGACTGGCTGGCTCCTTGAGATTGTCAACTACAACATTGCCAATATGCAGTACGTGTGCGCTGGTGACCTGCGTGCGCTCGACACTCTTGCCGGTGTGGCCAACTTTATCAAGGTCCAGAAGATCGCCATTGAAGAAGTCAAGGACAACATTGAGGAGGTCAAGGGACACCTCCGCGAGATCATTCGTGGCTGTGCTGAGAAGACGCTTGCCAAGCCCACTCCTCTTGAGCTGGAGCGTGGCTTTGCTACAATCCCCCTCCGTGGTATCGATGTGCCCTTCCACTCGACCTTCCTTCGGTCTGGTGTCAAACCCTTCCGATCTTTcttgctcaagaagatcaacaagacATCTATCGATCCCTCCAAGCTGGTCGGAAAGTACATCCCCAACGTGACGGCCAAGCCGTTCGCGCTCACCAAGGAGTATTTTGAGGATGTGTACAAGCTGACCAATTCACCTAAGATTGGTGCTATTTTAGCCAACTGGGACAAGTATAACCAGGACGAGGCCGCTACCAACGGTGTTGAGAGTAGCGACAGCTCCAGTGGCGAGTACAAGGCCTCAGGCCGAGCTGCTTAA